The proteins below come from a single Oncorhynchus keta strain PuntledgeMale-10-30-2019 chromosome 1, Oket_V2, whole genome shotgun sequence genomic window:
- the LOC127908076 gene encoding uncharacterized protein LOC127908076 isoform X2, which translates to MGSCFLGIFLLDCPSLCQDCPSLCQDCPSLCQDCPSLCQDCPSLCQDCPSVCQDCPNVCQDCPSLCQGDSLPKLTLSSVLILLDLSAAFDTGNHQILLSTLSGLDVSGSIRSSSPPSQGWTSQALSDPPLHPLRAGRLRLYQILLSTLSGLDVSGSIRSSSPPSQGWASQALSDPPLHPLRAGRLRLYQILLSTLSGLDVSGSIRSSSPPSQGWTSQALSDPPLHPLRAGCLRLYQILLSTLSGLDVSGSIRSSSPPSQGWTSQALSDPPLHPLRAGCLRLYQILLSTLSGLDVSGSAPSWIACYLADLS; encoded by the exons ATGGGGTCATGTTTTCTGGGTATCTTTCTCTTAGACTGCCCTTCTCTGTGTCAAGACTGCCCTTCTCTGTGTCAAGACTGCCCTTCTCTGTGTCAAGACTGCCCTTCTCTGTGTCAAGACTGCCCTTCTCTGTGTCAAGACTGCCCTTCTGTGTGTCAAGACTGCCCTAATGTGTGTCAAGACTGCCCTTCTCTGTGTCAGGGAGACtctctgccaaagctgactctctcctctgttctcatccttctAGATCTATCTGCTGCCTTCGACACCgggaaccatcagatcctcctctccaccctctcagggctggacgtctcaggctctatcagatcctcctctccaccctctcagggctggacgtctcaggctctatcagatcctcctctccaccctctcagggctggacgtctcaggctctatcagatcctcctctccaccctctcagggctggacgtctcaggctctatcagatcctcctctccaccctctcagggctgggcgtctcaggctctatcagatcctcctctccaccctctcagggctggacgtctcaggctctatcagatcctcctctccaccctctcagggctggacgtctcaggctctatcag atcctcctctccaccctctcagggctggacgtctcaggctctatcagatcctcctctccaccctctcagggctgggtgtctcaggctctatcagatcctcctctccaccctctcagggctggacgtctcaggctctatcagatcctcctctccaccctctcagggctggacgtctcaggctctatcagatcctcctctccaccctctcagggctgggtgtctcaggctctatcagatcctcctctccaccctctcagggctggacgtctcaggctctgcacccTCCTGGATTGCATGCTACTTGGCAGACCTCTCCTAG
- the LOC127908076 gene encoding uncharacterized protein LOC127908076 isoform X3, with protein sequence MGSCFLGIFLLDCPSLCQDCPSLCQDCPSLCQDCPSLCQDCPSLCQDCPSVCQDCPNVCQDCPSLCQGDSLPKLTLSSVLILLDLSAAFDTGNHQILLSTLSGLDVSGSIRSSSPPSQGWTSQALSDPPLHPLRAGRLRLYQILLSTLSGLDVSGSIRSSSPPSQGWASQALSDPPLHPLRAGRLRLYQILLSTLSGLDVSGSIRSSSPPSQGWTSQALSDPPLHPLRAGCLRLYQILLSTLSGLDVSGSAPSWIACYLADLS encoded by the exons ATGGGGTCATGTTTTCTGGGTATCTTTCTCTTAGACTGCCCTTCTCTGTGTCAAGACTGCCCTTCTCTGTGTCAAGACTGCCCTTCTCTGTGTCAAGACTGCCCTTCTCTGTGTCAAGACTGCCCTTCTCTGTGTCAAGACTGCCCTTCTGTGTGTCAAGACTGCCCTAATGTGTGTCAAGACTGCCCTTCTCTGTGTCAGGGAGACtctctgccaaagctgactctctcctctgttctcatccttctAGATCTATCTGCTGCCTTCGACACCgggaaccatcagatcctcctctccaccctctcagggctggacgtctcaggctctatcagatcctcctctccaccctctcagggctggacgtctcaggctctatcagatcctcctctccaccctctcagggctggacgtctcaggctctatcagatcctcctctccaccctctcagggctggacgtctcaggctctatcagatcctcctctccaccctctcagggctgggcgtctcaggctctatcagatcctcctctccaccctctcagggctggacgtctcaggctctatcagatcctcctctccaccctctcagggctggacgtctcaggctctatcag atcctcctctccaccctctcagggctggacgtctcaggctctatcagatcctcctctccaccctctcagggctgggtgtctcaggctctatcagatcctcctctccaccctctcagggctggacgtctcaggctctgcacccTCCTGGATTGCATGCTACTTGGCAGACCTCTCCTAG
- the LOC127908076 gene encoding uncharacterized protein LOC127908076 isoform X1, whose translation MGSCFLGIFLLDCPSLCQDCPSLCQDCPSLCQDCPSLCQDCPSLCQDCPSVCQDCPNVCQDCPSLCQGDSLPKLTLSSVLILLDLSAAFDTGNHQILLSTLSGLDVSGSIRSSSPPSQGWTSQALSDPPLHPLRAGRLRLYQILLSTLSGLDVSGSIRSSSPPSQGWASQALSDPPLHPLRAGRLRLYQILLSTLSGLDVSGSIRSSSPPSQGWVSQALSDPPLHPLRAGRLRLYQILLSTLSGLDVSGSIRSSSPPSQGWVSQALSDPPLHPLRAGRLRLCTLLDCMLLGRPLLADDVERICVCTTYSHVSHGSGSRPSPIASIHQVTGPYHIFTW comes from the exons ATGGGGTCATGTTTTCTGGGTATCTTTCTCTTAGACTGCCCTTCTCTGTGTCAAGACTGCCCTTCTCTGTGTCAAGACTGCCCTTCTCTGTGTCAAGACTGCCCTTCTCTGTGTCAAGACTGCCCTTCTCTGTGTCAAGACTGCCCTTCTGTGTGTCAAGACTGCCCTAATGTGTGTCAAGACTGCCCTTCTCTGTGTCAGGGAGACtctctgccaaagctgactctctcctctgttctcatccttctAGATCTATCTGCTGCCTTCGACACCgggaaccatcagatcctcctctccaccctctcagggctggacgtctcaggctctatcagatcctcctctccaccctctcagggctggacgtctcaggctctatcagatcctcctctccaccctctcagggctggacgtctcaggctctatcagatcctcctctccaccctctcagggctggacgtctcaggctctatcagatcctcctctccaccctctcagggctgggcgtctcaggctctatcagatcctcctctccaccctctcagggctggacgtctcaggctctatcagatcctcctctccaccctctcagggctggacgtctcaggctctatcag atcctcctctccaccctctcagggctgggtgtctcaggctctatcagatcctcctctccaccctctcagggctggacgtctcaggctctatcagatcctcctctccaccctctcagggctggacgtctcaggctctatcagatcctcctctccaccctctcagggctgggtgtctcaggctctatcagatcctcctctccaccctctcagggctggacgtctcaggctctgcacccTCCTGGATTGCATGCTACTTGGCAGACCTCTCCTAGCAGAtgacgtggagaggatctgtgtctgcaccacgtacTCTCACGTGTCCCACGGCTcgggttctaggccctctcctattgcCTCCATACACCAAGTAACTGGGCCCTATCATATCTTCACATGGTGA